Proteins from one Malaya genurostris strain Urasoe2022 chromosome 2, Malgen_1.1, whole genome shotgun sequence genomic window:
- the LOC131430598 gene encoding serine protease inhibitor 28Dc-like translates to MIGSQYAVLVLAVLSFSAINAQNSAFRPKSRPLAVQWPQYVQYQAQVQQQQSQSRPQQIPKPPPSQGQPQFQYDAASFAVTDLARRIGTVLGQQTNAGVFSPVSIACALSLLLLAANKETKQELLQLLNFNVEEQQKNTIHHQYGRMLREVASSKPDAQPIPWRQNDRCSDEEDEDYTPESQIIHLANAIFVKRGLPLNSKFVDLSRAFYNSSVNQLDFANNPEQSASSINQWASENTFGKINQIVSNYVNTETQMIIASALYFKGLWKEVFEKQATTYKKFYPDGRANPGTAKDVLTMAVIGCFPYYDAVQYDAKIIGLPYQGDKTALYIIIPNNSSRSRLQRFQSTLTGKDIGDMVTHMTVRKALIQIPKMKISNTINLRDVLQKLNLRTIFSPANSDLSGILEPSAQSSPNPYDRNRVVFQNDALRQRLHASEIIHKVELEINEKGTEGGAITASTIFRSLPSVTVRVDVPFLMLLGHDATQLPLFYGSIFDPSS, encoded by the coding sequence ATGATAGGTAGCCAATACGCAGTGTTAGTACTAGCGGTGCTATCATTCAGTGCCATCAACGCCCAGAATAGTGCGTTCCGTCCTAAATCTAGGCCATTGGCCGTACAGTGGCCTCAGTATGTACAGTATCAAGCTCAGGTGCAACAGCAGCAGTCTCAGTCGCGCCCACAGCAAATACCAAAGCCACCCCCTAGTCAAGGTCAACCACAGTTTCAGTATGATGCAGCATCTTTTGCCGTTACCGATTTGGCCAGACGAATCGGCACAGTTCTGGGACAGCAAACCAACGCGGGGGTCTTCTCCCCTGTCAGTATCGCTTGTGCCCTCTCACTTCTACTGCTGGCCGCTAACAAAGAGACCAAGCAAGAGCTGTTGCAACTGTTGAACTTTAACGTTGAAGAGCAGCAGAAAAACACCATTCATCATCAGTATGGTAGGATGCTGCGAGAGGTAGCATCATCCAAACCCGATGCACAACCCATTCCGTGGCGTCAGAATGATCGCTGCTCCGATGAAGAAGACGAGGACTATACTCCCGAGAGTCAGATCATTCATTTGGCCAATGCGATCTTCGTGAAGCGAGGTCTACCACTGAATAGTAAGTTTGTAGATTTATCCCGGGCGTTCTACAACAGCTCAGTGAATCAACTGGATTTCGCCAACAATCCGGAGCAATCGGCATCGAGTATAAACCAGTGGGCCAGCGAAAATACGTTCGGAAAGATCAATCAGATTGTTTCGAACTACGTCAATACCGAAACGCAGATGATCATCGCAAGCGCTTTGTACTTCAAAGGACTGTGGAAGGAGGTATTCGAGAAACAGGCCACAACCTACAAAAAGTTTTATCCTGACGGTCGTGCCAACCCCGGTACGGCGAAAGATGTGCTCACGATGGCAGTCATCGGATGTTTTCCGTACTACGACGCAGTTCAGTACGACGCAAAAATAATTGGTCTCCCATATCAGGGTGACAAAACCGCTCTCtacatcatcataccgaacaatTCTAGCCGGTCGAGGTTGCAACGTTTCCAAAGTACGCTGACCGGCAAAGACATCGGCGATATGGTGACACATATGACGGTCCGAAAGGCGCTCATTCAAATTCCCAAAATGAAGATCTCCAACACGATCAACCTCCGGGATGTGCTGCAGAAGTTGAACCTTCGGACCATTTTCAGCCCGGCCAACAGTGATCTATCGGGCATACTGGAACCGTCGGCCCAGAGTAGTCCCAACCCGTACGATCGCAATCGTGTCGTGTTCCAAAATGATGCCCTCCGGCAGCGACTACACGCAAGCGAGATCATCCACAAGGTGGAGCTGGAAATCAACGAGAAGGGAACGGAGGGCGGTGCCATCACGGCTTCCACGATATTCCGTTCCTTGCCGTCGGTGACCGTACGAGTCGATGTCCCGTTCCTGATGCTGCTGGGTCACGATGCGACCCAGCTACCACTGTTCTACGGCAGTATCTTCGATCCGTCCAGTTAG